In a single window of the Niabella ginsenosidivorans genome:
- a CDS encoding carboxymuconolactone decarboxylase family protein, protein MTQRIKLNEAGQEVLRTLYPINKYLANSSIEKQLLALVHFRVSQINGCAFCLDMHAKDLRVMGESEQRLYVLDAWQEAPFYSERERAALAWAEALTILKGPLVPDEIYEAARRQFSEKELLALTLGVIAINSYNRLNIAFGADVGSYQVGQFEQN, encoded by the coding sequence ATGACACAAAGAATTAAGTTAAACGAAGCGGGTCAGGAAGTATTGAGGACATTATATCCCATAAATAAATACCTGGCAAACTCTTCTATAGAGAAACAATTGCTGGCTTTGGTCCACTTCAGGGTGTCGCAGATCAATGGATGTGCTTTTTGCCTGGATATGCATGCTAAAGACCTGCGGGTAATGGGCGAATCGGAACAGCGGCTTTATGTGCTGGATGCATGGCAGGAAGCACCTTTTTACAGCGAACGGGAAAGGGCCGCACTGGCCTGGGCAGAAGCGCTGACAATCCTTAAAGGGCCCCTGGTGCCTGATGAGATTTATGAAGCGGCCCGCAGGCAATTTTCTGAGAAAGAACTGTTAGCCCTCACGTTAGGCGTAATTGCCATTAATAGCTATAACCGCCTCAATATTGCATTTGGGGCAGATGTAGGCAGCTACCAAGTGGGACAGTTTGAACAAAATTAA
- a CDS encoding DoxX family protein — MSNSILWVLQIIAAGAFLYSGVCKLLLPEQKLVAMGQTGVEGLHPYFIKFIGISEVAGVIGLIVPVYLHIAVWLTPVAAICLAFIMPFAARIHYKRNEPKNVLTNVILFIICILIACGRVFMNQ; from the coding sequence ATGAGCAATAGTATTCTATGGGTCTTGCAAATAATTGCGGCCGGCGCTTTTCTTTATTCAGGCGTTTGCAAGCTGTTATTGCCCGAACAAAAATTAGTAGCTATGGGGCAAACAGGGGTTGAGGGGCTACATCCGTATTTTATAAAGTTTATTGGTATATCTGAAGTAGCAGGTGTTATAGGGTTGATTGTACCTGTATACCTTCATATTGCGGTCTGGCTTACGCCTGTTGCTGCTATCTGCCTTGCTTTCATTATGCCGTTTGCAGCAAGGATACACTATAAAAGAAATGAACCCAAAAATGTGCTTACAAATGTTATTCTTTTTATCATTTGTATTTTAATAGCCTGTGGCAGAGTATTTATGAATCAATAG